The segment AGGTTCGACATATTAATCCGGGTtaaattaagtaatttttttgtctACTTTTCATGAGGTTATCTTGATATGATAACTCAGATCACAGGTTTGGCAGGCTAacctagataattttttttattttttaattaattgttttcatttaCATTCTTCAACAACGAGTTGATTAGGATTTGAGCTTCGTGGTTTATttcgatttactttttatagggttatcatggtctcataatCTAGGTTGtggatttgataggttaacctggGTTAGCCCGaatcaattcaatatgttgtccttctaatactattttttattcaaaaaaagatgttgtcatgaatttttattaatcaagcAACGTTATTACAGGTTGTTTGAGGTTACTTATATCCATCAGGTGGATCAGGTCACATCGGCTCAACCTCCAcgcagttttaaaaaaaaatgtacttgaaaaatattagcaaTGTCTGGATGTTTCTTTtgtatgctaaaaaaaattgatctgacCCGAGACGTAGAGCAAGTCAACGATCTAGTCTATCAACAAAAACTAATGGAGAGAAATCATTGTTCCTCTCCTTGAACGCTACTATTTAAGTGTTGTTCATTGGAAAGAATGTGGCTTGTGCCACACCGAGGGTCGGACCAAACTTTTTCCAACACTAAAAAAGGATATTCAAGTGATGGTAATCTGAGACAACCAggttaaattaactaaaacGCAGTTTGATATATGAGACCGAAAGGactagtaaaaagaaaaaaaaaattagaaagttcAAGGCCTAATAACCTTAGCTCGGGTAACTTGACAAACCAACAACCCATGATATGAttttgggattaaaaaaaaaagaatttcaaaaggatgacctagtaaaaaaaaccaaagtttgatgaaaaaaaagtcaaaaaaactTGATTCAATGCTGGTTAACTTACCAACCCGCTATCGAAATAACCAAACaataagaaaagtgaaaaaataaaaaagctcaagggcaaataatttaatgtaaaatgatgaaattgaaaaaaaaaagtcataaaaaaattcaagggaaaaaaatcctAGTCAACCTGGGTTAACTTAACTAACCCATCACACACGACATGAgatattgatggaaaaaaaattagacctcCAAAAAAGGGCTAGGCAAAAAAGGtctaagttaaataaaaaaacattgtgaacAAAAAAGGAAGTTGACCCTAGTTAACTTGATCAACCCACTCTTGAAATAATGAAATAGAAAGAGaagcaagaaaataacaaagctttgggcaaataatttaatgcaaaatgataaaattaaaaattaaaaacaaagacataTAAATATTAGGGAACAacgagtcaactcgggttaccTCGACTGACCCGCCACTCGCGGCATGAGATcaggatgaaaaaaattagacttCAAAAAGAAGGACCTAGCGAAAAAGACCgaagttaaataaaaagatatcgaGTAACAAAATGCAAgataactcgggttaacttgattaacATGTACTCGGgataacccaaaataaaaaaaaaagtgaaaaaatcacTTAGCTGAAGGACCAATAATTTAACACCAAAgtataaaattgttaaaaaaaattcattttcataaaaaaatcaagaggagAAAACATGAGGCAATCAtggttaacttgactaatctATTACCCGAaatatgagatcaagataactcaataaaaaaaaaagagtaaaacaaTGAAGTTAAGGGTTTAATAGCCAAAAgtcaaagataaattaaaaaaaaaattcaataaaaacctGCCATGTTGggagataattataaaaaattaacaaagtaaaatattCAAGAGAATGATCATAGCATTAACGGTGAAGCACTTCCAGAAGGAAGTCAAGAGTGAGTTAGAAGGTTTCAGCAGTTGCGTTTGAAGCTTAAGATGGCCAACAACTGGGCTGGTGTTTCAAGATTCAACCGTGTAAATTGTAAAACTAATTGTGATTGGATAGTAATTGTCCGTCTAATTAATGCactgattattgtttttaaaatagaaagttgaaatataaatataaatataaaacgaACAAACATGTTTCGGATTACAAGataagtatgttttttttttttggtgtctaAACTATCTATCCTCGGAGTAAACGTCATTGCACGCCCCTAGTGCTGACGGTCTCGGTCGATGGCACAGACACCATTTATTCTTTGGGCTACCGAGCATTTCAAATCATTCGAACTCGAAATCCAAACGCGATTACTCGATGCATGCTGAGGAGATCGAGCGTAATTCTagcattattatattataaaaaatatatcgtgGAGCTTGAATTGAAAATGACTTTAAATTTGGACAGGCATGGAAGGATTTGCCCTTCAACAATATCGTGCACCTTGTTGCTTATTCGAACAAAAACTTCGCAGAAATCTCAAGAAAATGCAGGATGTAGCTCTCCCTCTCTGTGGACCTTATTGATCAAACTTTGGGTGGACTTAGAGCACATGCCAGCAATATCAAGAAACAACATTTTCTAAAATCACAAGTGCCAAAAATAATGGGAAGGATGGGCTAGGTAAAATACAATTAACTGATAACAAACCTTATTTattcttgtagtttttttattaaatggggTCCTTGGCCATTGCCCATGTTGCCCAAAATGCTCTAGCTCACTAAACACTTAGACAAGCATGCAAGATCTTCAGCAAGTGTTTGGTTTTCGCAAGTTAGAACGAACGAGGTGCACGAGAGGCAATACGAGCGTACCTCCCGACTCATTTAGTCTTTGAAAAAGCGTAGTCATATGCCTGCGTTTCTCTTGTTCTATCTACAAATAATCCATCAAGATTTAAATAACGCCATGCGAAATCGATCAAATGAACAAGATTTCCGAAATCTCTCGCTCGATGTCTTTCTACCATGAATACACTAGCTAGCTAGTATAAATTAGCAAGCTCCTTGCAAGAAACCATATCAATCCAGCTGCAGATAGCTTAAACATAaccatttctctcttttttcacgACCCTTGAGAAAAAAATGCAGATCTTCAGCAAAGTGTTGAGAGATACTGATGTCCATGTTCGGTTCTCGTTCCCAACTCATTGCTTAGAGCATTTAGATTTTGCTGGAAATAATTATGTTGATTTGTATGTTAAAGATAGCTGTGGTGAGCTTCGAGTTATTCGTTGCCTGAAGAGAAATGGAGTTTATGACAAGCCAGTGCTTTCTATGGGCTGGCTTAAATTTGCTGCTGATTATGGACTGAGAGTTGGTGACAAGGTTGTTCTTCATCGTGAGGATGACCAGAACCTGGGGTCACAGTTCATGATTGAAGCTAAGAGGAGAATCATGCTGCTTGGTGAGGAGGCTTGGGGTGATGTGACAAGAGCTAACTAGCTATTATTTGGATGTTCGGCCATATCCagatatatatagaagaatGAATTTATGTATGTGTTTATGTTTGAGTGTTTGTAGTGATCATAATCAATGTTATCTGCGTCAGtcgaattaaataaatagaagaatGAATTCCGTTtccaacagttttttttttccacgtttttcaattttgttggttttttatttttattttttctattttgtgcGCATTTCAAGTGTCTGAAAACGAGGATTTCCATTGATTTGAtggataaataaattgaaatggataaaaaagaaatatagttCTTTAAATCATGGGAACTAACACATGCATTGGTGATGCTATGAAACAAATATCGATTGATTCATATCCATCAATAACATATcgtaataaaattatgtttctaaAACTTCGATGACATTTTGGAGATTTTTGGAAACTCTGGTATTTATAAAACTTTCAACCGATAAAATAAAATGGgatatctaaaaattaaaagaggggtaatactttttttaaaaaaaaagatattgtctGGTTTTACGATATTAATCATATCTCTTACTTTAATCATTTTGATCATTGGATAAGACTGAAATTTTACAAGTAGtctcctcacatattgtaatttCTGAAGTTAAATTAAAGTTTGGAAAGGCCTTACAAAATTGCAAAtagcatttttataattttattttgaaaggtcATCTTTTTGTGTcccttttaaattgatttttttttaattttatcatttaacaatagatttattgagaattgaactgcataatttattttgattagctTTGTTTgaggttattatagtctcatgatCTGAGTCAaggatttgaaaagttaacttaggttgacccgggtcgatctaatatgttgtcgtctcaatatttttaaaaaaaatatatcatcttgaatttttttagtcaaattatttcttattaattatcCAAGTTGTATTTAGATTCATCGAATTGATTAGTTCATACCCGTTTaactctaactttttttttattagagttagaaaatttaaattgaggttatatgTGGATTC is part of the Populus nigra chromosome 8, ddPopNigr1.1, whole genome shotgun sequence genome and harbors:
- the LOC133700523 gene encoding uncharacterized protein LOC133700523, with protein sequence MQIFSKVLRDTDVHVRFSFPTHCLEHLDFAGNNYVDLYVKDSCGELRVIRCLKRNGVYDKPVLSMGWLKFAADYGLRVGDKVVLHREDDQNLGSQFMIEAKRRIMLLGEEAWGDVTRAN